A genomic segment from Luteolibacter ambystomatis encodes:
- a CDS encoding GNAT family N-acetyltransferase produces MKPLDPAEWPRLVLPGSRVFLAGGASVPFALVGSMLARADQLKDIELVHIHGLGETPWIEPRYENVLRTNSFFLTPALREAVERGQADYTPCALSEVAWLFQNGQMPLDVALIQVTPPDENGMCSLGVSVDVVKAAVRSARTVIAQINPKMPRTGGDTLIPISRIDRFLESSAPLPEAVRETLDPRHEKLGHYAAQLIEDGSTIQVGLGNSPEAVARALVKHQHLGIHSGMFNDALMELVRCGAADHSRKNYKPGKIIASHVLGSRRLYKFVDGNPDVELHPSDWVNDPHRIARNDHMVAVNGAREIDLTGQVVRDSSGHRFYGGIGALQDFIRGAGRSKGGRPIIVLTSTSDDDGRSRIVTGLEPGSGVCTSRGDVHHVVTEYGVASIYGCSIRERVARLVEIAHPDHRESLLAGAQQRGWLPKYYTRPATSSGVERGWIQFPAGRFYYRPLHPSDMRGLQRFFYSHDEETIRLRYGYHRDRMTGESAYKLAAVDQSRDVALGLFTRDGSQEELRAIGRYYLDDDGTSAEAAFVVHESTRRNGMAGFLLGELAVVAKRRGIETLWASVLPTNHAMAGLFLSAGAKETSHPGEEDRIFRMKVERLAKDRKAYLERKHIHRIDR; encoded by the coding sequence ATGAAACCGCTCGATCCCGCCGAATGGCCGCGCCTTGTCCTGCCGGGCAGCCGCGTCTTTCTCGCGGGCGGCGCGTCCGTGCCCTTCGCCTTGGTCGGTTCCATGCTCGCCCGCGCCGACCAGCTCAAGGACATCGAGCTCGTCCACATCCACGGCCTCGGCGAAACCCCGTGGATCGAACCGCGCTACGAAAACGTCCTGCGCACCAATTCCTTCTTTCTCACCCCCGCCCTCCGCGAGGCGGTGGAACGCGGCCAGGCCGACTACACCCCCTGCGCGCTCTCCGAGGTCGCGTGGCTCTTCCAGAACGGCCAGATGCCGCTCGATGTCGCCCTCATCCAGGTCACGCCACCGGATGAAAACGGCATGTGCTCGCTCGGCGTGAGCGTGGATGTGGTGAAGGCCGCCGTGCGCTCCGCCCGCACCGTGATTGCCCAGATCAATCCGAAGATGCCCCGCACCGGCGGCGACACGCTCATCCCCATTTCCCGCATCGACCGCTTCCTGGAATCCTCCGCCCCTCTCCCGGAGGCCGTCCGCGAGACGCTCGATCCCCGCCACGAAAAACTCGGCCACTACGCCGCGCAGCTCATCGAGGACGGCTCCACCATCCAGGTCGGCCTCGGCAACAGCCCGGAGGCCGTCGCCCGCGCGCTGGTGAAGCACCAGCACCTCGGCATCCACTCCGGCATGTTCAATGACGCGCTTATGGAACTCGTCCGCTGCGGCGCCGCCGACCATTCGCGGAAAAACTACAAACCTGGTAAAATCATCGCCAGCCACGTCCTCGGCAGCCGCCGGCTCTACAAGTTCGTGGACGGAAACCCGGACGTGGAGCTCCATCCCAGCGACTGGGTGAACGACCCGCACCGCATCGCCCGCAACGACCACATGGTCGCCGTCAATGGCGCGCGGGAAATCGACCTCACCGGCCAGGTCGTGCGGGATTCCAGCGGCCACCGTTTCTACGGCGGCATCGGCGCGCTCCAGGACTTCATCCGCGGCGCGGGCCGCAGCAAGGGCGGACGACCGATCATCGTGCTCACCTCCACCTCCGACGATGACGGCCGCTCCCGCATCGTCACCGGTCTGGAGCCCGGCAGCGGCGTCTGCACCAGCCGCGGCGACGTCCACCACGTGGTCACGGAGTACGGCGTGGCTAGTATTTACGGATGCAGCATCCGCGAGCGCGTCGCCCGCCTCGTCGAGATCGCCCACCCGGACCACCGCGAGTCCCTGCTCGCCGGAGCCCAGCAGCGCGGCTGGCTGCCGAAGTACTACACCCGCCCGGCCACCTCCTCCGGAGTCGAGCGCGGCTGGATCCAGTTCCCCGCCGGACGCTTCTACTACCGCCCGCTCCACCCCAGCGACATGCGCGGGCTCCAGCGCTTCTTCTATTCCCACGATGAGGAAACCATCCGTCTGCGCTACGGCTACCACCGCGACCGCATGACCGGCGAATCCGCCTACAAGCTCGCCGCCGTCGATCAATCGCGCGACGTCGCGCTCGGCCTCTTCACCCGAGATGGCAGCCAGGAGGAACTCCGCGCCATCGGCCGCTATTACCTCGATGACGATGGCACCAGCGCCGAGGCCGCCTTCGTGGTCCATGAATCGACCCGCCGCAATGGCATGGCGGGCTTCCTGCTCGGCGAGCTCGCCGTCGTCGCAAAGCGCCGCGGCATCGAGACCCTGTGGGCGTCCGTGTTGCCGACCAACCACGCCATGGCCGGGCTTTTCCTCTCCGCCGGTGCGAAGGAAACCTCCCACCCCGGCGAGGAGGACCGCATCTTCCGCATGAAGGTCGAGCGCCTCGCCAAGGACCGGAAGGCCTATCTCGAACGCAAGCACATCCACCGCATCGACCGATGA
- a CDS encoding RluA family pseudouridine synthase: MELRVDDSGGDRLDAWLAARLPDLSRSRIQALIREQFIVVNGQPAKPRDAVKPGAVISIAIPEAVPDVAAPQDIPLSILFEDDDLVVLDKEAGIVVHPAAGNPDGTLVNALLHHCKGQLSGIGGVERPGIVHRLDKDTSGCLVVAKTDHAHQSLTNQFSGRTMEKIYLAVTQGIPKPEKDTIFTHIGRHPVNRQKMAVVNPPGGKPAITDYEIRYIDPSTLTALVKVHLHTGRTHQIRVHMLHKGTPLLGDPIYAKPARQSGYAGRLMLHAWKLEFDHPRTNKRLAFQAPIPPEFTPWVQGVDLDGAM; this comes from the coding sequence ATGGAACTGCGTGTCGATGACTCCGGCGGCGACCGCCTCGATGCCTGGCTGGCGGCCCGGCTGCCGGACCTCTCGCGCTCGCGCATCCAGGCGCTGATCCGCGAACAGTTCATCGTGGTCAACGGCCAGCCCGCCAAGCCGCGCGATGCGGTGAAGCCCGGTGCCGTCATTTCCATCGCCATCCCGGAAGCCGTCCCGGACGTGGCCGCGCCGCAGGACATCCCGCTTTCGATTTTGTTTGAGGATGATGACCTTGTGGTTCTCGACAAGGAGGCCGGCATCGTCGTCCACCCCGCCGCCGGGAATCCGGATGGCACGCTGGTCAATGCCCTGCTGCACCATTGCAAAGGGCAGCTCTCCGGCATCGGCGGCGTCGAGCGGCCCGGCATCGTCCACCGGCTGGACAAGGACACCTCCGGCTGCCTGGTGGTGGCCAAAACCGACCACGCCCACCAATCGCTGACAAACCAGTTCTCCGGCCGCACCATGGAAAAGATCTATCTGGCCGTCACCCAGGGCATCCCGAAGCCGGAGAAGGACACCATCTTCACCCACATCGGCCGCCATCCGGTGAACCGCCAGAAGATGGCCGTGGTCAACCCGCCCGGCGGCAAGCCCGCCATCACGGACTACGAGATCCGTTACATCGATCCCTCGACGCTCACGGCACTGGTCAAGGTGCACCTCCATACCGGGCGCACGCATCAGATCCGCGTCCACATGCTGCACAAGGGCACCCCGCTGTTAGGCGATCCCATTTATGCGAAGCCCGCCAGACAGAGCGGCTACGCGGGACGGCTGATGCTTCATGCGTGGAAGCTGGAATTCGACCACCCGCGCACGAACAAGCGCCTCGCCTTCCAGGCTCCCATCCCCCCCGAGTTCACGCCGTGGGTGCAGGGTGTGGATTTGGATGGGGCCATGTAG
- a CDS encoding serine/threonine-protein kinase: MPDDEATIAYCHSCGGPMDVSEVAPFSNVECPQCGKHTRVKREFGPYTLLRRHAIGGMSVVFVAHDNTLDREVALKILNEDYSADERRIEAFEEEARTTASISHPHVVRLLTTGRAFGRFYLAMELVSGGHFEHQIRERGTVPETEVLPLAIQVAEGLRAAHAAGLIHRDIKPGNILLDAAGNAKIVDFGLALVTKGGKAQATEIWATPYYVPPETIEGLEEDFRSDIYAFGATLYHALAGVPSCAEETMDTLKLREAKQSIRPLVPAIHNLAPETCAVVARAMAYDPADRFTSYDEMLAALRYSYQRVLAGPSEPAPDSATLRRRKAAVKDRERTLIIGAAVVLLAATGLAIHFINRKDPHKGTGTPLPAAGLEAIPQADPGSVQDPAIAAKIGMRYRSAREAMEKGEFERASQEFKQLRDDPQVQEPTGTWAGVEAVIATYLNGKPELAREEADLSARHATAANLPAPNVAGELIPALNRIRKLPAIPAKSLDSAKADAPQALAWMLCGLKDWEQGRLDDAAEFFKSITEAKLADQDAWARHYQTVAARYLADHKRLTEAEPKSFTGDKSTSQKTIDELEKVLATLETQGRARFNLREWQLMLKRRIHDLDHPVVKPKPVVGTTPVTLAQARGEVDQLCKDSLFAEAATRLKSLQPAEDEKITREALLALAESAASLLADLENDLGHGEVTLDLKSRDGATSYTKISASGPGKLKATDAAGTAQDIEWKDLAPESVIDLHRALVKNAKAEDVLRRHESAIAYDWLAGDRTRAASAADRLAVDSPAFKRRWDGITAGLK, encoded by the coding sequence ATGCCTGACGACGAAGCCACCATCGCCTACTGCCACTCATGCGGAGGACCGATGGACGTTTCAGAAGTCGCTCCCTTTTCGAATGTCGAGTGCCCGCAGTGCGGGAAGCACACCCGGGTGAAGCGGGAATTCGGCCCCTACACGCTGCTGCGCCGCCATGCCATCGGCGGAATGAGCGTGGTCTTCGTGGCGCATGACAACACGCTGGACCGCGAGGTGGCGCTGAAGATTCTCAATGAGGACTACTCGGCGGATGAGCGGCGGATCGAGGCCTTCGAGGAGGAGGCGCGGACCACGGCCTCCATCAGCCATCCGCACGTGGTGCGGCTGCTGACCACGGGCCGGGCCTTCGGGCGGTTCTACCTGGCCATGGAACTGGTGTCCGGCGGCCACTTCGAGCACCAGATCCGCGAGCGCGGCACGGTGCCGGAGACGGAGGTGCTGCCGCTGGCGATCCAGGTGGCGGAGGGCCTGCGCGCCGCCCATGCCGCGGGTCTGATCCACCGCGACATCAAGCCGGGGAACATCCTGCTGGATGCCGCGGGCAATGCGAAGATCGTGGACTTCGGCCTCGCGTTGGTGACGAAGGGCGGCAAGGCCCAGGCCACCGAAATCTGGGCCACTCCCTACTATGTCCCGCCCGAGACCATCGAAGGGCTGGAGGAGGATTTCCGTTCGGACATCTACGCCTTCGGCGCCACGCTCTACCACGCGCTGGCCGGAGTGCCCTCCTGCGCGGAAGAGACGATGGACACGCTGAAGCTGCGCGAGGCGAAGCAGAGCATCCGTCCGCTGGTGCCCGCGATCCATAACCTGGCCCCGGAAACCTGCGCCGTGGTGGCCCGCGCAATGGCCTACGATCCGGCGGACCGCTTCACGTCCTATGACGAAATGCTGGCCGCGCTGCGCTATTCCTACCAACGGGTGCTGGCCGGACCGTCCGAACCCGCTCCGGACTCCGCCACCCTGCGCCGCCGTAAAGCCGCCGTGAAGGATCGCGAGCGTACGCTGATCATCGGTGCGGCGGTGGTGCTGCTGGCCGCCACCGGACTGGCGATCCATTTCATCAACCGCAAGGACCCGCACAAGGGCACCGGCACACCCCTGCCCGCGGCCGGTCTGGAAGCGATCCCGCAGGCGGACCCCGGCAGCGTGCAGGACCCCGCCATCGCGGCGAAGATCGGCATGCGCTACCGCTCCGCCCGCGAGGCGATGGAAAAGGGCGAATTCGAGCGGGCTTCCCAGGAATTCAAACAGTTGCGGGATGATCCCCAGGTCCAGGAACCCACCGGCACCTGGGCGGGCGTGGAGGCTGTGATCGCCACCTATCTCAATGGCAAGCCGGAGCTCGCCCGTGAAGAGGCGGACCTGTCCGCCCGCCACGCCACCGCCGCCAATCTCCCAGCTCCGAATGTGGCGGGCGAGTTGATCCCGGCGCTGAACCGCATCCGCAAGCTGCCCGCCATCCCCGCCAAGAGCCTCGATTCGGCCAAGGCGGACGCGCCACAGGCTCTGGCGTGGATGCTGTGCGGGCTGAAAGATTGGGAACAAGGCCGCCTGGACGATGCCGCGGAGTTTTTCAAGTCGATCACGGAGGCCAAGCTGGCCGACCAGGACGCCTGGGCCCGCCACTACCAGACGGTGGCGGCGCGTTACCTAGCGGATCACAAGCGCCTGACGGAAGCCGAGCCGAAGAGCTTCACCGGAGACAAGAGCACCAGCCAGAAGACCATCGATGAATTGGAAAAGGTCCTGGCCACCCTGGAGACCCAGGGGCGCGCGCGCTTCAACCTGCGCGAATGGCAGCTCATGCTGAAGCGCCGGATCCACGACCTCGACCACCCGGTGGTCAAGCCGAAGCCCGTCGTGGGCACCACTCCGGTGACTCTGGCGCAGGCCCGCGGGGAGGTGGACCAGCTTTGCAAGGACTCCCTCTTCGCCGAGGCTGCGACCCGGCTCAAGAGCCTGCAACCTGCCGAGGATGAGAAGATCACCCGCGAGGCCCTGCTGGCTCTGGCCGAGTCCGCCGCCTCCCTTCTCGCGGATTTGGAAAACGACCTCGGCCACGGCGAGGTGACGCTGGATCTGAAATCCCGCGATGGCGCCACCTCCTACACCAAAATCTCCGCCTCCGGACCGGGCAAGCTGAAGGCCACCGATGCGGCGGGAACCGCACAGGACATCGAGTGGAAGGATCTCGCGCCGGAATCGGTGATCGACCTCCACCGCGCCCTGGTAAAGAATGCGAAAGCGGAGGATGTGCTGCGCCGCCACGAGTCCGCCATCGCTTACGACTGGCTGGCCGGCGACCGCACCCGCGCCGCCTCCGCCGCCGACCGCCTCGCCGTGGACAGCCCGGCCTTCAAACGCCGCTGGGACGGAATCACGGCGGGATTGAAGTAA
- a CDS encoding DNA topoisomerase IV subunit B — translation MAAEYTEADIKSLDWREHIRLRPGMYIGKLGDGSSPDDGLYILLKEVIDNSIDEFIMGNGKEIRVEIDEEGRVEVRDFGRGIPLGKLYDCAAQINTGAKYDSEAFKKTVGLNGVGIKAVNALSSFFEIQAWRDGETKAIEFSKGQVAVDMKHTRREEAPNGTRLAFEVDRTIFPAKSKFKDTFVEKMCRYYSYLNPGLTLVLNGKKFKSKDGLLDLLREEMESEALYDPIHLTGKDIEIAFTHTPESGEEYYTFVNGQNTTQGGTHLQAFREGLVNAIRGFYKKQYEPADIRAGIEAAIVVRIEEPVFESQTKTKLGSAGVSPNGESLRTFVGNFLKEHLDNYLHKHPKVAEAIQKRILAAERERKDLKGVQKLARDRARQAKVHNKKLRDCRAHLDSKHKEREHSTLFITEGDSASGSITKSRNVETQAVFSLRGKPLNTFGLAKKIVYENEEFALLQAALGIEDGIAELRYNKVIIATDADVDGMHIRLLLLTFFLQFFPEVIREGHLYILQTPLFRVRNKKETIYCYDEEAKVKALGKLGKSSEITRFKGLGEISPDEFKFMIGPDMRLDPVTFEEGKGVKELLAFYMGKNTPERQDYIIDNLREDVDRQVA, via the coding sequence ATGGCAGCCGAATACACCGAAGCCGACATCAAGTCCCTCGACTGGCGCGAACACATCCGCCTCCGCCCGGGCATGTACATCGGAAAACTCGGGGACGGCTCCTCGCCCGATGACGGGCTCTACATCCTGCTCAAGGAGGTCATCGACAACTCGATCGACGAGTTCATCATGGGCAACGGCAAGGAGATCCGCGTCGAGATCGACGAGGAGGGCCGCGTGGAGGTCCGGGACTTCGGCCGCGGCATCCCGCTGGGCAAGCTCTACGACTGCGCCGCCCAGATCAACACCGGTGCCAAGTACGACAGCGAGGCGTTCAAGAAAACCGTCGGCCTCAATGGCGTGGGCATCAAGGCGGTGAACGCGCTTTCCAGCTTCTTCGAGATCCAGGCGTGGCGCGATGGCGAGACGAAGGCCATCGAGTTCTCGAAGGGCCAGGTGGCGGTGGACATGAAGCACACCCGCCGCGAAGAAGCGCCGAACGGCACGCGCCTCGCCTTCGAGGTGGACCGCACGATCTTCCCGGCGAAGTCGAAGTTCAAGGACACCTTCGTGGAGAAGATGTGCCGCTACTACTCCTACCTGAATCCGGGACTGACCCTGGTACTCAATGGGAAGAAGTTCAAATCGAAGGACGGCCTGCTCGACCTGCTGCGCGAGGAGATGGAGAGCGAGGCGCTCTACGATCCGATCCATCTCACCGGCAAGGACATCGAGATCGCCTTCACCCACACGCCGGAGAGCGGCGAGGAGTACTACACCTTCGTCAACGGCCAGAACACCACGCAGGGCGGCACCCACTTGCAGGCCTTCCGTGAGGGTCTGGTGAATGCGATCCGCGGTTTCTACAAGAAGCAGTATGAACCGGCGGACATCCGTGCGGGCATCGAGGCGGCCATCGTGGTGCGCATCGAGGAGCCGGTGTTCGAATCGCAGACGAAGACGAAGCTCGGCTCCGCCGGGGTTTCGCCGAACGGTGAATCGCTGCGCACCTTCGTGGGCAACTTCCTCAAGGAGCACCTCGACAACTACCTGCACAAGCACCCGAAGGTGGCGGAGGCGATCCAGAAGCGCATCCTCGCCGCCGAGCGCGAGCGCAAGGATCTCAAGGGCGTGCAGAAGCTGGCCCGCGACCGCGCGCGCCAGGCGAAGGTCCACAACAAGAAGCTGCGCGACTGCCGCGCCCACCTCGACTCGAAGCACAAGGAGCGCGAGCACAGCACGCTTTTCATCACCGAGGGTGACTCCGCCTCCGGCTCGATCACGAAGAGCCGCAATGTGGAGACGCAGGCGGTGTTCTCGCTGCGCGGCAAGCCGCTCAACACCTTCGGCCTCGCGAAGAAGATCGTCTATGAGAACGAGGAGTTCGCGCTGCTCCAAGCCGCGCTCGGCATCGAGGATGGCATCGCGGAGCTGCGTTACAACAAGGTCATCATCGCCACCGATGCCGATGTGGACGGCATGCACATCCGCCTGCTGCTTCTGACGTTCTTCCTCCAGTTCTTCCCGGAAGTCATCCGCGAGGGCCATCTCTACATTCTTCAAACGCCGCTGTTCCGCGTGCGCAACAAGAAGGAGACGATCTACTGCTACGACGAGGAAGCGAAGGTGAAGGCGCTGGGCAAGCTCGGCAAATCCTCCGAGATCACCCGCTTCAAGGGGCTCGGTGAAATCTCGCCGGACGAGTTCAAGTTCATGATCGGTCCGGACATGCGCCTCGATCCCGTGACCTTCGAGGAAGGCAAGGGCGTGAAGGAACTGCTCGCCTTCTACATGGGCAAGAACACGCCGGAGCGGCAGGACTACATCATCGACAACCTGCGCGAAGACGTCGACCGCCAGGTGGCGTAA
- a CDS encoding dienelactone hydrolase family protein, with protein sequence MTVLAESHADLTTTRGPMRVHLFLPQGGGARPALIFYSEIFQVTGPIRRMAAALAGEGYIVAVPEVYHEFEPLGTVLAYDQAGSDRGNELKFTKEIASYDEDTAVVAAFLKAHEGCTGKVGSFGVCLGGHLAVRAGFHPDVTAVGAFYPTDIHSHTLGAGRNDDTLERLKSATASFLFTWGRQDPHVPVEGRRLIHQTLEDHGIDFEWHEFNAAHAFLRDEGPRYNPAVGRVGMAMLLRFFAEKLG encoded by the coding sequence ATGACGGTGCTTGCAGAATCCCATGCCGATCTCACCACGACCCGCGGCCCGATGCGGGTGCATCTGTTTCTCCCGCAGGGCGGGGGAGCCCGGCCGGCGCTGATCTTTTATTCGGAGATCTTCCAGGTGACGGGGCCGATCCGGCGCATGGCGGCGGCGTTGGCGGGCGAGGGTTACATCGTGGCGGTGCCGGAGGTGTATCATGAGTTCGAGCCGCTCGGCACGGTGCTGGCGTATGACCAGGCGGGATCGGATCGGGGGAACGAACTGAAGTTCACCAAGGAGATCGCGTCCTACGATGAGGACACGGCGGTGGTGGCGGCTTTTCTCAAAGCGCACGAAGGATGCACGGGAAAGGTCGGCAGCTTCGGCGTGTGTCTCGGCGGGCATCTGGCGGTGCGCGCGGGATTTCATCCGGACGTGACGGCGGTGGGCGCGTTTTATCCGACGGACATCCACAGCCACACGCTGGGTGCGGGGAGGAATGATGACACGCTGGAACGGTTGAAGAGCGCGACGGCGTCGTTCCTGTTCACGTGGGGACGGCAGGACCCGCATGTGCCGGTGGAAGGACGCAGGCTGATCCATCAGACGCTGGAGGATCACGGCATCGACTTCGAATGGCACGAGTTCAATGCGGCGCACGCGTTCCTGCGCGATGAAGGGCCGCGTTACAACCCGGCGGTCGGACGCGTGGGGATGGCGATGCTTCTCAGATTCTTTGCGGAGAAGCTGGGGTAG
- a CDS encoding DUF3008 family protein, whose translation MKATSKKQQMAAGAALSAKKHETPESKLKGASKEMFETMSRKQLKEMASTKRKRLPLKKKDG comes from the coding sequence ATGAAGGCAACCTCGAAGAAGCAGCAGATGGCCGCCGGGGCAGCGCTCTCGGCGAAGAAGCATGAGACGCCGGAATCGAAGCTCAAGGGCGCATCGAAGGAGATGTTCGAGACCATGAGCAGGAAGCAACTCAAGGAAATGGCATCGACGAAAAGGAAGCGATTGCCGTTGAAAAAGAAGGACGGCTGA
- the ygiD gene encoding 4,5-DOPA dioxygenase extradiol, translating to MNLRDLESAVELAPKTGRQPAIFIGHGSPMNIIRDNAFTRSLRELGERHGRPAAVLVISAHWLTRGETRVSVNPAPPTIHDFGGFPEELYRLRYPAPGQPRIAQGLVDEVTSIRIHEDHEMGLDHGAWGILHHLWPDATVPVFQMSIDYDKPPAWHHELGKQLRRLRERGVLILGSGNVVHNLRRISWDESDPSVPSWALEFDAWVKDRLEQGDHAALSGYAKLGETARLAVPTNDHYLPMLYTLGAMLPGEQVRFTHESFQNGSISMRCFEAA from the coding sequence ATGAATCTCCGTGATCTGGAAAGCGCCGTGGAGCTGGCTCCGAAGACGGGCAGGCAGCCCGCGATCTTCATCGGCCATGGCAGCCCGATGAACATCATCCGTGACAATGCCTTCACGCGCTCGCTGCGGGAACTGGGCGAACGCCACGGCCGCCCGGCGGCGGTGCTGGTGATTTCCGCGCATTGGCTGACGCGGGGCGAGACACGCGTTTCGGTGAATCCCGCGCCGCCCACGATCCATGACTTCGGCGGGTTTCCGGAGGAGCTGTACCGGTTGCGTTATCCCGCTCCGGGACAGCCGAGGATCGCACAGGGGCTGGTGGACGAGGTGACCTCGATCCGCATCCATGAGGATCATGAGATGGGACTCGATCATGGCGCATGGGGCATCCTCCATCATCTGTGGCCGGATGCGACGGTGCCGGTGTTCCAGATGTCGATCGACTACGACAAGCCGCCCGCGTGGCATCATGAGCTGGGGAAACAACTGCGCCGTCTGCGCGAGCGCGGCGTTCTCATCCTCGGCAGCGGCAATGTGGTCCACAACCTGCGGCGGATCTCGTGGGACGAGAGCGATCCGAGCGTGCCGTCGTGGGCGTTGGAGTTCGACGCGTGGGTGAAGGACCGGTTGGAGCAGGGCGATCACGCGGCGTTGTCCGGCTACGCGAAGCTTGGTGAAACCGCGCGCCTCGCGGTGCCGACGAACGACCACTACCTGCCGATGCTCTACACGCTTGGCGCGATGTTGCCGGGCGAGCAGGTGCGCTTCACGCATGAGAGCTTCCAGAATGGCAGCATCTCGATGCGCTGCTTCGAGGCGGCGTGA
- a CDS encoding NAD(P)/FAD-dependent oxidoreductase has protein sequence MEMEIAIIGGGPAGLRAAEVAAQSGARVTVFDAKPSVGRKLLVAGRGGLNLTHGEDFEGFITRYSGADQPVGFWRGVLEAFTPADLGAWAAGLGIETFEQRTGRVYPREMKAAPLLRRWIERLRGLGVTFHMNHRWTALHHGARIRLGFDQREYACDAVILAMGGASWPITGSDGGWVPVLENLGIRVNPLVPANCGWEHPWPAEVLALAEGQPLKNIAVRAGGTTATGELMVTAYGIEGGAIYQLGAALRAMPQPVIEIDFKPTFTADELARKLESVKHDHITFSRERWKLSAAAHAILTHGLPADLDATTLALRAKACPIPLTAPRPIAEAISSSGGVCWSELDASLMLRKLPGVYVAGEMIDWEAPTGGYLMQGCFATGTHAARAALQRS, from the coding sequence ATGGAAATGGAGATCGCAATCATCGGAGGCGGCCCCGCGGGCCTGCGCGCGGCGGAAGTCGCGGCGCAGTCGGGCGCGCGCGTCACCGTCTTCGATGCGAAACCCTCCGTCGGCCGCAAGCTCCTCGTCGCCGGACGCGGCGGCCTGAACCTTACCCACGGCGAGGACTTCGAGGGCTTCATCACCCGCTACTCCGGCGCGGATCAGCCCGTCGGCTTCTGGCGTGGCGTCTTGGAAGCCTTCACCCCCGCCGACCTCGGCGCATGGGCCGCCGGACTCGGCATCGAGACATTCGAACAACGCACCGGCCGCGTCTATCCGCGTGAAATGAAAGCCGCGCCGCTGCTGCGCCGCTGGATTGAGCGCCTGCGCGGGCTCGGCGTCACCTTCCACATGAACCACCGCTGGACCGCGTTGCATCACGGCGCGCGCATCCGGCTCGGCTTCGATCAACGCGAATACGCATGCGATGCCGTCATCCTCGCCATGGGCGGTGCCTCGTGGCCCATCACCGGCTCCGATGGCGGCTGGGTGCCCGTCTTGGAAAACCTCGGCATCCGCGTGAATCCCCTCGTCCCCGCCAACTGCGGCTGGGAACACCCGTGGCCCGCCGAAGTGCTCGCCCTCGCCGAAGGCCAGCCGCTCAAAAACATCGCCGTCCGCGCGGGCGGCACCACCGCCACCGGCGAGCTCATGGTCACCGCCTACGGCATCGAAGGCGGCGCGATCTACCAGCTCGGAGCCGCCCTGCGCGCGATGCCGCAACCGGTGATCGAAATCGACTTCAAGCCCACCTTCACCGCGGACGAACTCGCACGGAAACTGGAGTCCGTGAAGCACGATCACATCACCTTCAGCCGCGAGCGTTGGAAGCTCTCCGCCGCCGCCCACGCCATCCTCACCCACGGCCTGCCCGCGGACCTCGATGCCACCACGCTCGCTCTCCGCGCCAAGGCCTGCCCCATTCCCCTCACCGCCCCGCGTCCCATCGCCGAGGCCATCTCCTCCTCCGGTGGCGTCTGCTGGAGCGAGCTCGATGCCTCGCTCATGCTCAGGAAACTCCCCGGCGTGTACGTCGCCGGGGAAATGATCGACTGGGAAGCCCCCACCGGGGGCTACCTCATGCAAGGCTGCTTCGCCACCGGCACCCACGCCGCCCGGGCAGCGCTGCAAAGAAGTTGA
- a CDS encoding cupin domain-containing protein, whose product MSTNADPLPALVPPGKGRVIRAFGDELHVHLDGADTGGRFAMFTAITPPGGGPPPHIHANEDEWFHVLEGRAEFFLDGVWTEAGPGTTVYMPKNSFHTFRNIGDVPLKQIIHVAPAGFEVFFGRCAAEFEKGGPPDFPALIAIAAEHGISFPPV is encoded by the coding sequence ATGAGCACGAATGCCGATCCCTTGCCAGCGTTGGTCCCTCCGGGGAAAGGCCGTGTGATCCGCGCTTTCGGGGATGAGCTGCATGTGCATCTCGATGGGGCGGATACCGGCGGGCGGTTCGCGATGTTCACGGCGATCACGCCGCCGGGCGGAGGGCCGCCGCCGCACATCCATGCGAATGAGGACGAGTGGTTCCATGTGCTGGAAGGCCGCGCGGAGTTTTTCCTGGATGGCGTGTGGACGGAAGCCGGACCGGGGACGACGGTGTATATGCCGAAGAATTCGTTCCACACGTTCCGGAACATCGGGGATGTGCCGTTGAAACAGATCATCCATGTGGCTCCGGCGGGCTTCGAGGTGTTCTTCGGGCGCTGTGCGGCGGAATTCGAGAAGGGCGGGCCACCGGATTTTCCCGCGCTGATCGCGATCGCGGCGGAGCATGGGATCAGCTTTCCGCCGGTGTGA